ATAGCAAAAATCAAGTTATAACCGTTTGAAACAGCTGAATCAAGGTTAGTTGCATAGTCTGACTCACTATCTGATTGGAAGTAAGTGTAGTCAATATCTTTTGTTAAATCATTTTCTTTACCCCAAGCTTGCAAACCTTCCCAAGCTGATTGGTTAAATGATTTATCATCAACACCACCTGTATCTGTTACAATAGCGACTTTTACGCTAGAATCAGAGCTAGAGCTAGATGAATTTGAACGGCTACAAGCACCGAGTGCTAATGTTGCTACTGCAGCAAGTCCAAGACTAACAATTTTCTTGTTCATGAAAATGAACCCTCCTAAAAAACTTATAAGCAACACAGTTGCTAAATATATATCAAGCCAATTGGCTCAATGACACTTTTAAGAAGACTTTTTCAAGCCTTATAGACTGTGGTAATAAGCCACTTGACCGTCATCGCGACCGTCCACCTTTGCTTTTCTATTTCATAACGTAAAAAATATTATTAATGTTAGTAACTACTATTAGCAGTTTCACCGTTGACAATTGCTACACCTGCAGAAGTTCCAATTCGTGTTGCACCTGCTTTAATAAAAGCTTCAGCATCTGCATATGAGCGTGTACCGCCTGCGGCTTTCACTCCGATATTTGGTCCAACAGTTTTACGCATCAATGTCACGTCGGCGATATTTGCGCCTGCAGTTGAAAAACCAGTTGAAGTTTTGACGTAATCCGCACCTGCTGCAACCGCTAATCGGCAAGCTTTTACTTTTTCGTCGTCTGTCAAAAGACAAGTTTCAATGATAACTTTTACTAACTTATCACCGCTTGCTTCTACAACAGCACGAATATCAGCTTCAACAGCGTCATATTGTCCTGATTTTAATTGACCGATATTGATAACCATATCGATCTCATCTGCACCATTAGCAACAGCATCTTTCGTCTCAAAAGCTTTCACACTAGTAGTGTTTCCCCCAAGAGGAAAACCAATAACCGTACAAACATTAACTTCAGTACCTTTTAAAGCCTTAGCGGCATATGATACCCAAGTTGGATTAACACAAACACTAGCAAACTGATGCTCTACTGCTTCTGCAATCAGCTTATCAATTTGAATTTGAGTGCTTTCAGGTTTTAATAAAGTATGATCGATATACCTATTAATAGCCATTTTTACTTCCTTCCGAAAATTCTTTTCAATTAATTAATAATTACACTCTCTCCATTCTACCATTTTTTTTAAAATATGTAAGTACTTTTTACCGATTTTTTAATAATTAGTAAAAATGGCAAAAACCGAAAAATTATTAAAACGATTTTATAATTCATTACCTTCAAAAAAGCCTTGTTACAGCAAGGTTTTCAATTTACATATGACATTTGTGTCATATGTCATATTCGCTATTTCTGAACTTTTTGAGACAAAATCGCTCCTAAGGGAAGGAATTTACAATATTTAAAAATAATATTTTGACGTTTTGTAAGCGATTTATATTGTGTTTTTTTATGACTTTTCAAAGCATAATTATACTGTTAAAACTGACTTTTATGTCATATTTATTTTATGACATCTGTCATAATTATTGATATTATGGGAATCTATAAAAAAATCTTTACTAAACAAGATTTATCATCTCATTTAATAAAGATTATTTATTCAATTATTCCGTTTTTGTGCTTCGTAAAATATAATACCCTTTATCACGCTTTAGGATATCAACATTGCCAAAAATTTCTTGCATTTTAGATTTAACACTTGGCGCTCCTTGTTTCTTTTGGATAACAATTGTTAAGCTACCACCGTCATTCAGATAATTGATACTATCTGCTATAATCGTATGAACAACTTGTTTTCCTGCACGAATCGGAGGATTGCTAATAATGTAATCAAAAGTACCAGTTACCTTTTCATAGATATTAGATTGGAAGATACATGCTGTAACATCGTTTGTTTCAGCATTCTTCAGCGCCAAATCAATAGCTCGGTTGTTAATATCAATCATTGTTGCTTGAACACCTTGAACTTTTGCTAAAGAAATACCTAGCGGACCATAACCACAACCTAAATCCAAAAGCGTTTTACCTTTTTCAAAATCCACCGAATTCAAAAGCACTTGGCTGCCGTAATCAATCATTTTTTTAGAGAAAACACCTGAATCGGTTAAAAATGTGAAGGGTTGTCCCAAAAGAGTAACCTTCAACTCATGAATATCATGAGCGCTATCAGGATTTTCTGCATAATACATCTTTGTCATTTTCTACTATTTCCTCCTAGAATGCTTTTTCATTTTAACATAAATTGTAACGGTTTTCAATTAAGGATTAAAGTGCTATAATAGAGCACATAATCCTCAGCAAGGAGCTTCGTATGACGAACGAATTTATTAATTTTGATAATATTTCTCGAAAAACTTGGCAAGAATTGCATCGCAAAACACAGCCGCTTCTGACTGCTGAAGAATTGGAATCAATTAAAAGTTTGAATGACAATATCAACATTCAAGATGTGGTTGAAGTTTATCTTCCTTTGATTAGCTTAATTCAGATTTACAAAAATGCTCAAGAAAATCTTTCATTTTCAAAAAGTATTTTTCTGAAAAATGAAGTGAGTAAACGCCCATTTATCATTGGTATTTCGGGATCGGTTGCTGTCGGAAAATCAACGACTAGCCGTCTTTTACAACTTCTCCTATCACGGACTTTCAAAGATAGCAAAGTTGAAATGGTAACGACTGACGGTTTCATTTATCCAAATGATATTTTAATTGAGCGAAATATACTTGACCGCAAAGGATTTCCCGAAAGTTATAACATGGAACTTCTGCTAAATTTCCTCGATACCGTTAAAAATGGCATGGTCGCCGAGATTCCTGTTTATTCGCATGAAATTTATGACATCATTCCTGACCAAAAACAAACGATTGATACCCCTGATTTTCTGATTGTCGAAGGAATCAACGTTTTTCAAAACCAGAAGAATAAACGACTGTACATGACAGGATATTTTGATTTTTCAATTTACATTGACGCAGAAAACGATAATATCGAAAAATGGTATTTGGAACGTTTTGAAAGCTTGTTAGAATTGGCAAAAGCAGACAAAAACAACTATTATCACCGTTTTGTCAATATGTCACAAAGCGAAGCCTTAGCTTTAGCTAAAAATACTTGGAAAACAATTAATTTAGTCAATCTTGAAAAATATATTGAACCAACGCGAAACCGTGCTGAATTGATTTTACACAAGGCTGCAGACCATAAAATTGATAGTATTTATTTGAAAAAGTAAGTATTTTTTCTGAAAGGGTGATTAAGACTTGCCAAAAGTCAATAATTCCTATATAATAATATAGTTAGATTAATTTGGAGGTGAAAACATTGGCAAATATTAAATCAGCTATCAAACGCGCTGAACTTAACGTTAAACAAAACAAAAAGAACTCAGCACAAAAATCAGCTATGCGTTCTGCTATCAAAGCATTCGAAGCTAACCCATCTGAAGAGCTTTTCCGCGCTGCTTCTTCTAGCATCGATAAAGCTGAATCAAAAGGGTTGATTCACAAAAACAAAGCTAGCCGAGATAAAGCACGTCTTGCTGCTAAATTGGCTAACTAATATCCAATGAAAACTCCAAATGGAGTTTTTTTCTTTTACAAAAATATTTTTTCTAGCAATTAAAGTTTACAATTGCCAAAGAAAAACGAATATAATCAAAAAGGAAGCTGAGAATTTATCAGCTCCCTTTATTTTATTAATGACGATTAAAACGGACTTCAAAAATAGTTCCTTTTGGTTGGTTATCTTTGACTTGAATATCGCCTTTTAAAACGTCAACAATTTGCTTAGCAAGTGACAATCCTAGACCAAAACCGCCTTTTTGACGTGTCCGTGCTTTATCCACACGATAAAAACGGTCAAAAATCTTAACTTTATCAGCGTCGCTAATTCCTGGACCGTTATCAGCAACTGTCAGAATTGTTTGTTTGTCTGTTGTTTTAACGGTAAATTCAATGACACCATCATTGTCGGTGTATTTTATGGCATTATCAAATAAGATAGTCATCAGTTGTTTTAACAATGTACGATCTGATTTGATTGGTCGGTCTACCAAATTATGTCCGACAAATGTCTTGCCATTTTCTTCAGCAATCATATCGTAATTTTCAAAGATTTCATTGAAAGTCGGTGGTTGAATATCCTCCAACTCAACTTTCAAACCATCATCACGACGTGCCAAATTCAGCAGATTTGTGGTCAAAATTCGCATATTTCGAACTTCGTCTAAACTGGCGGCAATACTTTCACTATTATCCAAAATTGTAGCATCAGGTCGCCTAAAGAGACTTTCTAAACGATTCTGCAAAACAGTAAGCGGTGTACGCAACTCATGACTAGCATTTTCGACAAAGGTTTTTTGTTTTTCATAGCTTTCCATAATTGGTTTTCTTGTCCAATTGGCAAGATAAACACTTGCTACGACCGAAATAATCCAGAAAATAACCATAACAGTGATCGTAATTGTTACATATCGTTCGCTAGCTTCATCTAACTGACGAACACTAACAAGGAAAGTAGCGTATTTTATACTAGGATACTCGCTACTACTCACTTTTACAGTCAGCACATGGTATTTCTCGGTTTGACCAAAAATGGTCGTAATCTTCTGTTCTTTGATTTCGCCGACACTACCTTCATCAAAAGTTGTCGATAACGTTCCAAATTGAACAAAAGCATCCAAAGCATTTAAGATTT
This sequence is a window from Streptococcus macedonicus ACA-DC 198. Protein-coding genes within it:
- the rpsT gene encoding SSU ribosomal protein S20p, with the protein product MANIKSAIKRAELNVKQNKKNSAQKSAMRSAIKAFEANPSEELFRAASSSIDKAESKGLIHKNKASRDKARLAAKLAN
- the coaA gene encoding Pantothenate kinase, whose amino-acid sequence is MTNEFINFDNISRKTWQELHRKTQPLLTAEELESIKSLNDNINIQDVVEVYLPLISLIQIYKNAQENLSFSKSIFLKNEVSKRPFIIGISGSVAVGKSTTSRLLQLLLSRTFKDSKVEMVTTDGFIYPNDILIERNILDRKGFPESYNMELLLNFLDTVKNGMVAEIPVYSHEIYDIIPDQKQTIDTPDFLIVEGINVFQNQKNKRLYMTGYFDFSIYIDAENDNIEKWYLERFESLLELAKADKNNYYHRFVNMSQSEALALAKNTWKTINLVNLEKYIEPTRNRAELILHKAADHKIDSIYLKK
- a CDS encoding Ribosomal RNA small subunit methyltransferase C, whose product is MTKMYYAENPDSAHDIHELKVTLLGQPFTFLTDSGVFSKKMIDYGSQVLLNSVDFEKGKTLLDLGCGYGPLGISLAKVQGVQATMIDINNRAIDLALKNAETNDVTACIFQSNIYEKVTGTFDYIISNPPIRAGKQVVHTIIADSINYLNDGGSLTIVIQKKQGAPSVKSKMQEIFGNVDILKRDKGYYILRSTKTE
- the deoC gene encoding Deoxyribose-phosphate aldolase, with the translated sequence MAINRYIDHTLLKPESTQIQIDKLIAEAVEHQFASVCVNPTWVSYAAKALKGTEVNVCTVIGFPLGGNTTSVKAFETKDAVANGADEIDMVINIGQLKSGQYDAVEADIRAVVEASGDKLVKVIIETCLLTDDEKVKACRLAVAAGADYVKTSTGFSTAGANIADVTLMRKTVGPNIGVKAAGGTRSYADAEAFIKAGATRIGTSAGVAIVNGETANSSY
- the ciaH gene encoding Two component system sensor histidine kinase CiaH; protein product: MLNKLQKKLSSGTFSHFFHFFAVFTGIFVIMTVIILQIMRYGLYSSVDTSLQNAADNANDYVVRTMERSDTLQSNDSPTDTFSGGTSSSGKAKPSTSRIGLSNVSVLLYDEDGKILNALDAFVQFGTLSTTFDEGSVGEIKEQKITTIFGQTEKYHVLTVKVSSSEYPSIKYATFLVSVRQLDEASERYVTITITVMVIFWIISVVASVYLANWTRKPIMESYEKQKTFVENASHELRTPLTVLQNRLESLFRRPDATILDNSESIAASLDEVRNMRILTTNLLNLARRDDGLKVELEDIQPPTFNEIFENYDMIAEENGKTFVGHNLVDRPIKSDRTLLKQLMTILFDNAIKYTDNDGVIEFTVKTTDKQTILTVADNGPGISDADKVKIFDRFYRVDKARTRQKGGFGLGLSLAKQIVDVLKGDIQVKDNQPKGTIFEVRFNRH